The Lewinellaceae bacterium genome has a segment encoding these proteins:
- a CDS encoding T9SS type A sorting domain-containing protein translates to MKQLIAILTLIFSLQIVQAQMVSLTPSGAGADELVTLTFDATEGNGELVGASKVYMHHGVVLGGPDATDWNYVIGNWGQDDGVGEMTKVPGETDKWEITFSPTLRAYFGVPESQTIYRISCVFRSSDGSTKATTSPGDYGWGTVASNLDIYVNLNANNYIGLSAPTGDLTFINSGENVAIEAFASSNVSSMKIFIDEGSGYEEKASVTSGTSIAYSYVSTATVDINIKVTATVNGEDLEVIKPYQVVVITDPVVEELPEGMVSGINYNAEDDTKVTLVLQAPGKGFVYAVGDFSNWMVQEQYHMKRTPDGEMFWVEISGLTPMQKYVYQYWIDGTITVGDPYADQVADPWNDHWIESDFNIDLPDYDKTEFGPATVFQTGQEPYAWNASENDWQRPDPDHLIIYELHVRDFVGSHYYQDLIDSLSYLKRLGVDAIELMPVNEFEGNDSWGYNPSYFFAPDKYYGTKNDLKAFIEAAHEEGIAVIMDIVLNHAFGQNPMVRMYFNESTGKPSPDNPWFNENYVGPYQWGYDFNHESNYTKAFVDRVNAYWLQEYHFDGFRFDFTKGFTNYAPGGSIDGFDQSRINILERMADKIWEVDSEAYIILEHWAPASEETILGNYGMKMWRNRSYDYVPAITGATSGSFSSMDIQTHVSYFDSHDERRLAEHALSEGQNNGSYDVRNPLVMYERAKMSAAFTFLFPGPKMIWEFDELGYDIDIDFNGRVGRKPLPWGPDGLGYYEDSLRQYIFEAYTGILEVRNQVGPEAMASAVKNHKYTGNTRRLSYNTPGIDLVVIGNFGLNPEDISPQFPQTGTWYDYFSGDSLEVVSLSDVINLKAGEWHIYTSENISQGFPGVVEVFEDPVTITPMPFTKNDEIVIRFDATKAQSNGTAGLIGADKVYIHSGVLIDHPDSTELSHIVGNLADDGLGEMVEVEEDIWEITLTPADYFAIAEDNDIYKLGMYFRDADNVNLGMGFRNSIIYKSVASGLPFITINPPAFDANTPITITFNAKQGNRELVGEDKVYMHSSIGTVDTENPQTSAWDNAVGNWGMDDGVGKMTPVPGAIDLWKITLVPQSYYGLSAGEFPYWLAAVFRSADGNKKGTGTPGPLENGFIASNLDFFIRNEGTVSVNDWTLSRAEIFPNPTSGFINLSEYSGDLGFELFGADGKLVFSKKVTENKIIHLPDLPNGIYFYKIDSGHKLKAGKLVLF, encoded by the coding sequence ATGAAGCAACTCATTGCTATACTCACATTAATCTTTTCACTCCAAATCGTTCAGGCTCAAATGGTATCCCTCACCCCTTCTGGTGCCGGGGCAGATGAATTGGTGACCCTGACCTTTGATGCGACAGAAGGAAACGGTGAACTCGTCGGAGCTTCCAAAGTGTACATGCATCACGGAGTGGTATTGGGAGGCCCTGATGCCACCGACTGGAATTATGTCATCGGAAACTGGGGTCAGGATGACGGGGTAGGTGAAATGACAAAAGTACCGGGAGAAACGGATAAATGGGAAATTACCTTTTCGCCTACACTAAGAGCTTATTTTGGGGTTCCTGAATCACAAACCATTTACAGGATCTCCTGCGTGTTTCGCAGTTCCGACGGTTCAACAAAAGCGACAACATCTCCGGGGGATTATGGATGGGGAACAGTGGCCAGCAATCTGGATATTTACGTGAACCTCAATGCCAATAATTACATTGGTTTATCCGCACCGACAGGTGACCTTACGTTTATTAACTCCGGTGAAAATGTTGCCATTGAAGCTTTTGCTTCTTCGAATGTCAGCTCTATGAAAATTTTCATCGATGAGGGCAGCGGATATGAAGAGAAAGCCAGTGTCACTTCCGGCACTTCTATTGCATACAGTTACGTGTCCACGGCAACAGTGGACATTAATATTAAAGTGACGGCAACGGTAAACGGGGAGGATCTTGAGGTCATTAAGCCTTACCAGGTGGTGGTAATCACTGATCCTGTGGTGGAAGAACTGCCGGAAGGCATGGTATCTGGTATTAATTACAATGCAGAAGATGATACAAAAGTAACGTTGGTACTGCAAGCGCCGGGCAAGGGGTTTGTATATGCAGTAGGGGATTTTTCCAACTGGATGGTACAGGAGCAATATCATATGAAACGCACTCCTGACGGAGAAATGTTTTGGGTGGAAATTTCAGGACTGACCCCTATGCAGAAGTATGTTTACCAATACTGGATCGACGGAACCATAACAGTTGGGGATCCGTATGCAGACCAGGTGGCCGACCCGTGGAACGATCACTGGATCGAATCGGACTTCAATATTGATCTGCCGGATTACGATAAAACGGAATTCGGTCCTGCCACTGTTTTTCAAACGGGGCAGGAACCTTATGCATGGAATGCCAGTGAAAACGATTGGCAAAGACCGGATCCGGACCATTTGATCATTTATGAATTACATGTCAGGGATTTCGTGGGTTCTCATTATTACCAGGACCTTATCGATTCATTATCTTATCTCAAACGTTTGGGAGTTGATGCCATCGAATTGATGCCGGTCAATGAGTTTGAAGGAAATGACAGTTGGGGATATAACCCTTCTTATTTTTTCGCCCCTGATAAATATTACGGCACCAAAAATGACCTGAAAGCTTTTATTGAAGCCGCTCATGAAGAAGGAATAGCCGTGATCATGGATATTGTGTTGAATCACGCTTTCGGACAGAACCCTATGGTGCGGATGTATTTTAATGAAAGCACGGGCAAACCATCCCCGGACAACCCATGGTTCAATGAAAATTATGTCGGCCCTTATCAATGGGGTTATGATTTTAATCATGAATCGAATTACACCAAAGCATTTGTTGACCGGGTCAATGCCTATTGGCTGCAGGAGTATCATTTCGACGGATTCCGTTTTGATTTCACCAAAGGATTTACCAATTATGCTCCGGGAGGCAGCATCGACGGTTTTGATCAATCCAGGATCAATATTCTTGAGCGGATGGCCGATAAAATCTGGGAGGTTGATTCCGAAGCCTATATCATTCTGGAACATTGGGCTCCCGCAAGTGAGGAAACCATATTGGGCAATTACGGGATGAAGATGTGGCGCAACAGGAGTTATGATTACGTTCCGGCGATCACCGGGGCGACAAGTGGCAGTTTCAGTAGTATGGATATTCAAACCCACGTTTCTTACTTCGATAGTCATGATGAAAGAAGGCTGGCCGAACACGCGCTCTCCGAAGGACAAAACAATGGCAGTTACGATGTCAGGAATCCGCTTGTCATGTACGAAAGGGCTAAAATGTCTGCCGCTTTCACCTTCCTTTTTCCCGGTCCGAAAATGATATGGGAATTTGATGAATTGGGTTACGATATCGATATTGACTTTAACGGGCGTGTAGGCAGAAAACCTTTGCCCTGGGGACCGGATGGCCTTGGTTATTATGAAGACAGCCTGAGACAATATATTTTCGAGGCGTATACCGGCATTTTAGAAGTAAGAAATCAGGTGGGCCCAGAAGCGATGGCCTCCGCCGTTAAAAATCATAAATACACGGGGAATACTCGCCGGTTGAGTTACAATACCCCTGGCATTGATTTGGTCGTAATAGGGAACTTCGGGCTTAACCCGGAAGATATTTCCCCTCAATTCCCACAGACAGGCACCTGGTATGATTATTTCTCCGGGGATTCCCTTGAGGTAGTCAGCCTGTCAGATGTGATCAACCTAAAAGCGGGAGAGTGGCATATTTATACCTCGGAAAATATTTCGCAAGGATTTCCGGGAGTGGTGGAGGTTTTTGAAGACCCTGTGACCATCACCCCAATGCCCTTCACGAAAAATGACGAGATTGTCATCAGGTTTGATGCGACAAAAGCCCAGTCTAACGGAACTGCAGGTTTGATCGGCGCCGATAAAGTATATATTCATTCCGGCGTACTTATCGATCATCCGGATAGCACGGAACTGTCCCATATTGTGGGAAACCTGGCAGATGACGGTTTGGGAGAAATGGTGGAAGTAGAAGAAGATATATGGGAAATCACCCTCACCCCTGCCGACTATTTTGCCATTGCGGAAGATAATGATATCTATAAACTTGGCATGTATTTCCGGGATGCAGACAATGTGAATTTGGGCATGGGGTTCAGGAACAGTATCATTTACAAAAGTGTGGCTTCCGGACTGCCCTTCATTACCATTAACCCGCCGGCTTTTGATGCCAATACACCAATTACCATCACCTTTAATGCCAAGCAGGGAAACCGGGAGCTCGTTGGAGAGGATAAAGTATATATGCACAGCAGTATAGGAACGGTAGATACAGAAAACCCGCAAACTTCGGCCTGGGACAATGCTGTCGGCAACTGGGGAATGGACGATGGTGTGGGTAAAATGACCCCCGTTCCCGGCGCGATTGATCTTTGGAAGATAACCCTCGTTCCTCAAAGTTATTATGGACTCAGTGCCGGGGAATTCCCTTATTGGCTGGCCGCGGTTTTCAGAAGTGCCGACGGCAACAAAAAAGGTACCGGAACACCGGGGCCGCTGGAAAATGGTTTTATTGCCAGTAATCTCGACTTTTTTATTCGCAACGAGGGAACGGTTTCTGTTAATGACTGGACCTTGTCACGAGCCGAAATATTCCCCAATCCGACAAGCGGTTTTATCAACCTGAGTGAATATTCCGGCGACCTTGGTTTTGAGCTTTTCGGAGCTGACGGCAAGCTTGTATTTTCAAAAAAGGTAACCGAGAATAAAATCATCCACTTACCGGACTTACCCAACGGTATTTATTTTTACAAAATAGATAGCGGGCATAAGCTTAAAGCAGGCAAACTGGTGTTGTTTTAA
- a CDS encoding Dabb family protein codes for MKNILVLLIFLLLSLNACKQADLQQQLEACHAELLEKSQEQEILQIETPLVHTVYLKIREDISPENLAGLIEGVKTLNQIQGVKHLKTGTFENLGDERALAEYGLVLQMEFQSEADYRSYQQDSIHLAFKKNAGPLLAGPPATYDFIKK; via the coding sequence ATGAAAAACATCTTAGTTCTCCTTATTTTTCTTCTCTTATCGCTTAATGCCTGTAAACAAGCAGATCTCCAACAGCAGCTTGAGGCCTGTCATGCGGAACTTTTAGAAAAATCTCAGGAGCAGGAGATTCTCCAAATTGAAACGCCCCTGGTTCATACCGTTTACCTGAAAATCAGGGAAGATATTTCACCGGAAAATCTGGCCGGTTTGATAGAAGGGGTCAAAACGCTTAACCAAATTCAAGGAGTAAAACATCTAAAAACCGGAACCTTTGAGAACCTGGGCGACGAGAGAGCTCTTGCTGAATACGGCCTGGTTTTACAAATGGAATTTCAGTCTGAAGCGGATTACCGGTCTTACCAGCAGGATTCCATTCATTTGGCCTTTAAAAAAAATGCAGGACCTTTATTGGCGGGTCCGCCGGCGACTTATGATTTTATAAAAAAGTAA
- a CDS encoding trypsin-like peptidase domain-containing protein, whose amino-acid sequence MKQFLSFLLAAIAGGLIALGGVSLLDNESDISSSDIPVQQVSYINKAPIPGGNMIDFTKAAQMANPVVVHITATAGKANASNNSKSDDPFRFFFGEEQPMSGSGSGVIYTADGYIVTNSHVVEFADDLEVILYDNRQFKAKVIGINKKTDLAIIKIEANDLPTLEFADSDKAQVGEWTLAVGNPFDLMSTVTAGIISAKGRSLRLLKDRDAIESFIQTDAAVNPGNSGGALIDANGRLLGINTAIASQTGVFQGYSFAIPINLVKRIADDIIEYGSYKRAFLGVNIYPLDSETAQSLGIKISQGVVIDRIEDNGSAQYAGLYPKDVIVKVDEKEIRGVPDLAEAIGLSKVGDVIDVTINRKGQTLTIPVKMRPEPDN is encoded by the coding sequence ATGAAACAATTTCTTTCATTCCTGCTTGCTGCTATTGCCGGAGGATTAATTGCTCTGGGCGGTGTTTCGCTTTTGGACAATGAGTCTGACATATCATCTTCCGATATTCCTGTCCAACAGGTGAGTTATATCAACAAGGCTCCGATACCGGGCGGCAATATGATTGATTTCACCAAAGCGGCTCAAATGGCCAACCCGGTGGTGGTACATATCACTGCAACGGCTGGAAAAGCGAATGCCAGCAACAACAGCAAATCTGACGACCCATTCCGTTTTTTCTTTGGGGAAGAACAACCCATGAGCGGCAGCGGATCCGGCGTCATTTATACTGCTGACGGATATATTGTCACCAACAGCCATGTGGTGGAATTCGCAGACGACCTGGAGGTGATTTTGTATGACAACAGGCAATTTAAGGCAAAGGTCATAGGCATCAATAAAAAAACGGATCTCGCCATTATAAAAATCGAGGCCAATGACCTGCCTACCCTGGAATTTGCAGATTCGGACAAAGCCCAGGTGGGCGAATGGACCCTTGCCGTTGGCAATCCTTTTGACCTGATGTCAACGGTTACTGCCGGCATCATCAGTGCCAAAGGACGAAGCCTCCGTTTATTGAAGGACCGTGACGCCATAGAGTCTTTCATCCAGACGGATGCTGCCGTGAATCCCGGGAATAGTGGCGGTGCCCTGATCGACGCCAATGGCCGATTGCTAGGTATCAATACCGCTATTGCTTCACAAACAGGTGTTTTCCAGGGATATTCTTTTGCCATTCCCATCAACCTGGTGAAACGAATTGCAGATGACATTATTGAGTACGGCAGTTATAAGCGTGCGTTTTTGGGAGTCAATATTTATCCCCTTGACAGCGAAACGGCACAAAGCCTGGGCATCAAAATAAGCCAGGGCGTTGTGATTGACAGGATAGAGGACAATGGCTCTGCCCAGTATGCCGGCTTGTACCCCAAGGATGTGATTGTAAAAGTGGACGAAAAAGAAATCAGAGGTGTGCCTGATCTGGCTGAGGCCATCGGATTGTCTAAAGTAGGAGATGTAATTGATGTAACCATTAACAGGAAGGGTCAAACCCTTACCATTCCTGTAAAAATGCGCCCTGAGCCGGACAATTGA
- the nusA gene encoding transcription termination/antitermination protein NusA gives MNLVETFSEFKSGKNIDRPTMVRVLEDVFRTLIRKKYGSDENFDVIVNTTNGDLELWRVREIVPDGEVTDDNAQVSISEALSIDEDYEIGEECYEQLFLEDFGRRAIMAARQTLISRIMELEKDEIYKQYTERVGEIVMCEVHQILKREILILDDVTDTELILPRTEMIKGDYFRKGDMVRGIIKEVEMRNNNPIVIVSRTDTSFLEKLLEQEVPEIEDGLITVKKIVRIPGERAKISVESYDDRIDPVGACVGMKGSRIHGIVRELNNENIDIVNYTNNTNLYIQRALTPAKITNIEFDQEAKRASVFLEPDQISLAIGKGGSNIKLASQLTGFEIDVYRNTPVEIEIDDVDLEEFKDEIDDWVIEAFKAIGCDTARSVLQLSKAELLRRTDLEEETIDDVTSILAAEFEE, from the coding sequence ATGAATCTCGTAGAAACATTTTCTGAATTTAAATCAGGAAAAAACATTGACCGCCCAACGATGGTGCGGGTATTGGAAGACGTATTTCGAACTTTGATTCGTAAAAAATATGGTTCTGATGAGAACTTTGACGTGATCGTAAACACGACCAACGGAGACCTTGAATTGTGGCGTGTCCGGGAAATTGTTCCCGACGGTGAAGTGACCGATGACAATGCCCAGGTTTCTATTTCAGAAGCGCTGTCCATTGACGAGGACTATGAAATCGGGGAGGAGTGTTACGAACAGTTGTTTTTGGAAGATTTCGGACGCCGTGCTATTATGGCTGCACGCCAGACGTTGATCTCCAGGATCATGGAATTGGAGAAAGACGAGATCTACAAGCAATATACTGAGCGGGTTGGAGAGATCGTAATGTGCGAGGTGCATCAGATTCTTAAACGGGAAATATTGATCCTCGACGATGTTACGGATACAGAACTTATCCTGCCCAGAACCGAAATGATTAAGGGCGATTATTTCCGTAAAGGAGATATGGTGCGCGGAATCATCAAAGAAGTGGAAATGCGTAACAATAACCCGATTGTTATTGTTTCAAGAACAGATACTTCTTTCCTCGAAAAATTACTGGAACAGGAAGTTCCGGAAATTGAAGATGGACTAATCACCGTTAAAAAAATCGTCCGTATCCCCGGTGAACGAGCCAAAATCTCCGTAGAATCCTACGATGATCGAATTGACCCCGTTGGAGCCTGTGTCGGAATGAAAGGTTCAAGAATACACGGTATCGTGAGGGAATTGAACAATGAAAACATTGATATTGTTAATTATACAAACAATACCAACCTATATATCCAACGTGCGCTCACCCCTGCAAAAATTACCAATATCGAATTTGATCAGGAAGCAAAAAGAGCTTCTGTTTTTCTTGAACCCGATCAAATTTCACTGGCTATTGGTAAAGGAGGATCCAATATTAAATTAGCCAGTCAGCTCACAGGATTTGAAATCGACGTTTATCGCAACACCCCTGTGGAAATCGAAATCGACGATGTGGATCTGGAAGAATTCAAAGATGAAATTGACGACTGGGTAATTGAGGCTTTCAAAGCCATTGGTTGTGATACGGCACGTAGCGTATTGCAGTTGAGTAAGGCAGAATTATTGCGCCGTACCGATCTCGAAGAAGAAACAATTGATGACGTCACAAGCATTTTGGCGGCAGAATTTGAAGAATAA
- the rimP gene encoding ribosome assembly cofactor RimP produces the protein MVIDKKISDLLEVKFSEEAFSTCFLIELKIHPGNKIEVFIDSDEGVSFSTCQQISRYLEHHIDENGWLGATYVLEVSSPGVSRPLKLKRQYPKHIGRKFEVKQIEGETVTGTLTEVSDSGIVLEEKARVKEGNKKKSVVLTHEVAFDHIEKAIVKISFSK, from the coding sequence ATGGTGATAGACAAAAAAATATCCGATTTACTCGAAGTAAAATTCTCCGAAGAAGCATTTTCGACCTGCTTTTTGATCGAACTTAAAATACATCCGGGGAATAAAATTGAAGTTTTTATTGACAGCGATGAAGGAGTCAGCTTTTCAACCTGTCAACAAATAAGCCGTTATCTTGAACACCATATTGATGAAAATGGCTGGCTGGGTGCAACCTATGTGCTGGAAGTTTCTTCCCCAGGAGTGAGCAGACCGCTAAAACTCAAAAGGCAATACCCAAAACATATTGGCAGAAAATTTGAGGTAAAACAAATAGAGGGTGAGACGGTCACGGGGACCCTTACCGAAGTCTCAGATTCCGGCATTGTGCTGGAAGAAAAAGCAAGAGTAAAAGAAGGCAATAAAAAGAAGAGCGTAGTTTTGACCCATGAGGTTGCCTTTGATCATATAGAAAAAGCAATAGTTAAGATATCATTTTCAAAATAA
- a CDS encoding PQQ-binding-like beta-propeller repeat protein — protein sequence MKKSLIFLLTLVLFSCNRKIASDWSMYQNNIERTALSKYPAIQNPKILWKTEIGIQGYLNNSIVVKNKIYVGSSGLQHNEGDRKDGIYCINADNGQILWHHKTPEDACGVAYSDGKIISTGDDGFLRCLDAESGKEVWSIDRSGPLYAQPLILSDKVMVGDASGKILAVNLTTGKMAWETKVCDSNIRGGLSSDGKKIFGAFVDGTLVALDREGKTIWQTTCQKTSYYGDLENAEIYSTPTVAGNKLIIPYVRDTYYDFPAMQAFDKNTGKLIWEATDDDKRNFNHGNLRSSVAVWNNLLLYGNPYSKNLVAINADDGKVVWDVAMGMETWPHWPSPVIAGNTLYMGRNDGGFYAVDLATRQLIWQLYLGNSSDAGEMKNVEGKSRGGWKPSYGESIYATASISKSGTIFIGSGDGWLYAIGE from the coding sequence ATGAAAAAGTCCCTTATTTTTTTACTTACCCTTGTCCTTTTCAGCTGCAACCGCAAAATAGCCTCCGATTGGTCCATGTATCAAAATAACATAGAGCGCACAGCTTTATCAAAGTACCCGGCCATTCAAAATCCTAAGATCTTATGGAAAACGGAAATCGGCATCCAGGGATACCTGAACAATTCGATTGTTGTCAAAAATAAAATCTACGTCGGAAGCTCAGGTTTACAACATAATGAAGGCGATCGGAAAGATGGCATTTACTGTATCAATGCAGACAACGGACAAATATTGTGGCACCATAAAACACCTGAAGATGCCTGTGGTGTTGCCTATAGTGATGGTAAGATAATTTCCACCGGTGACGATGGCTTCTTAAGGTGTCTGGATGCCGAAAGCGGTAAGGAAGTGTGGAGTATTGACAGAAGTGGCCCTTTATACGCTCAGCCTCTGATTTTATCGGATAAAGTTATGGTAGGGGATGCCTCAGGCAAAATTTTAGCCGTAAACCTTACTACGGGTAAAATGGCCTGGGAAACAAAAGTCTGTGATTCAAATATCCGTGGCGGGTTGTCCTCCGATGGTAAGAAAATTTTTGGAGCCTTCGTCGATGGCACCCTGGTCGCCCTCGATAGGGAAGGTAAAACGATTTGGCAAACCACCTGTCAGAAAACATCATATTACGGAGATCTGGAAAACGCTGAGATTTACTCCACTCCCACGGTGGCGGGCAACAAACTCATTATTCCGTACGTAAGAGACACCTATTATGACTTCCCGGCCATGCAGGCCTTTGATAAAAACACAGGCAAACTCATTTGGGAGGCGACAGATGATGACAAAAGGAATTTCAACCACGGGAATCTCAGGAGCTCAGTCGCTGTTTGGAACAACCTTTTACTCTATGGGAATCCCTATTCCAAAAACCTGGTCGCCATCAATGCTGACGATGGCAAGGTGGTATGGGATGTGGCCATGGGGATGGAAACCTGGCCGCACTGGCCGTCGCCGGTTATCGCCGGAAATACCTTGTATATGGGAAGGAACGACGGAGGATTTTATGCGGTTGACCTGGCAACCCGCCAGTTGATATGGCAATTGTACCTCGGGAACAGTTCCGATGCCGGGGAGATGAAAAACGTGGAGGGAAAAAGCCGCGGTGGCTGGAAACCCTCTTACGGGGAATCTATTTATGCAACGGCTTCCATTTCCAAATCAGGCACTATTTTCATCGGTTCGGGGGATGGTTGGCTGTATGCGATCGGAGAGTAA